From the Nonlabens marinus S1-08 genome, one window contains:
- a CDS encoding HTTM domain-containing protein: protein MQHKVNQYLFKQVDNSALVLFRICFGLLLAVEAFGSIATGMVRRQFVEPDFTFTFIGFEFLEPLPGDGMYILFSIMGVAGLMVMVGYRYRVAMLFYAITWTYVYLLQKSSYNNHCYLLMLLNYIMVFLPAHRSASIDAIRKPELRKEHMPRLIYVFIITLIWIVYAYASVAKFYPDWLDGSFPRYLMSIRGKEWSLLQESWTHEAIKYFGLFFDLLIVPFLLWKRTRWVAVTASVFFHIFNSVVFKIGIFPYLALSFLIFFFSVEKIHQWFLWKKTFYDKGEVIVPKYRNWILGISGIFLFIMFLLPLRHWTIKGDVFWTEEGHRLSWRMMLRSRNGSATYTTLDKNTGQRSIVNLKDHVSRKQLGAVQSKPDFMWQLAQRLKKEAAAEGKDIAVFINARVGINGRRPSQFTDPEIDIAATEWKYWEHAEWILPSPGYDREENRKK, encoded by the coding sequence ATGCAACATAAGGTGAATCAGTATTTATTCAAGCAGGTTGACAATTCAGCATTAGTACTGTTTAGGATATGTTTTGGGCTGCTGCTTGCCGTAGAAGCTTTTGGATCTATTGCTACTGGAATGGTTCGTCGCCAGTTCGTTGAGCCAGACTTCACGTTTACGTTTATTGGTTTTGAATTTTTAGAACCTTTGCCTGGCGATGGCATGTATATACTATTCAGTATTATGGGGGTAGCAGGGTTGATGGTCATGGTAGGCTACCGTTACCGTGTAGCCATGCTCTTTTATGCCATTACATGGACCTATGTATACTTACTGCAAAAATCCAGTTATAACAATCACTGCTATTTATTGATGTTGCTCAATTACATCATGGTTTTTTTACCTGCACACCGGTCTGCCTCTATAGACGCAATTAGAAAACCTGAACTGCGTAAAGAACATATGCCGCGATTGATCTATGTCTTTATCATCACATTGATCTGGATTGTCTATGCATATGCTAGTGTGGCCAAATTTTACCCAGACTGGCTGGATGGAAGTTTCCCTAGATACCTGATGAGCATACGCGGGAAAGAATGGTCTCTTTTACAAGAGTCCTGGACCCATGAGGCCATTAAATATTTCGGATTATTTTTTGATTTGCTGATCGTTCCCTTTCTATTGTGGAAACGTACTCGATGGGTAGCAGTTACAGCTTCCGTCTTTTTCCATATCTTCAATAGCGTCGTTTTTAAAATTGGGATATTCCCTTATCTCGCCCTTTCCTTTTTAATATTCTTCTTTTCCGTAGAAAAGATTCATCAATGGTTTTTATGGAAAAAAACATTCTATGATAAAGGTGAAGTCATCGTCCCTAAGTATCGCAATTGGATCCTAGGGATTAGCGGTATCTTTTTATTTATCATGTTTCTCCTACCCTTGCGGCATTGGACGATCAAGGGTGATGTCTTCTGGACTGAAGAAGGCCATCGCTTGAGTTGGCGAATGATGTTGCGCAGCCGCAATGGATCAGCAACATATACCACACTTGATAAAAATACGGGCCAGCGGTCGATTGTCAACCTTAAGGATCATGTATCCCGCAAACAACTAGGAGCCGTTCAAAGCAAACCCGATTTTATGTGGCAACTGGCACAGCGTTTGAAAAAAGAAGCCGCCGCCGAAGGGAAAGATATTGCCGTGTTTATCAATGCTCGAGTAGGCATCAACGGCCGCAGGCCTTCTCAATTTACCGATCCAGAAATAGATATCGCAGCCACAGAGTGGAAATACTGGGAACATGCGGAATGGATCTTGCCCTCACCAGGATATGACAGGGAAGAGAATCGTAAAAAGTAA
- the mgtE gene encoding magnesium transporter, with protein MQFQVTDDFIEDLQRLIEQDDSVRVQAILEELHFADIAEIIDDLNLDQAIFIIKLLDSVRTSEALMELDEDQRDRILSALSPQEIADELEEMDTDDAADILNELPENVAQEVISAMMDEEHVENIVDLLRYEENSAGGLMAKELVKVNENWTVTGCVSEMRAQAENVTRVHSIYVVDNNQKLKGRLSLKDLLTSAESTPIKDVYIPKVDYVTVNTSGEEVARIMRKYDLEAIPVVDELDRLVGRVTIDDIVDFITEEAEKDYQLASGISQDVEANDSIWELTRARFPWLVLGLFGGIGAAAIMGLFEPLMSQHAILFLFTPLIAAMAGNVGVQSSAIIVQGIANDDLKGSIGNRLIKEVLLAMLNGLMLGILLFAYTYFSKGDVMVSLAISTALFTVIIAAGLIGTSVPIILHKRGIDPALATGPFITTSNDICGILIYFMLAKAIIGI; from the coding sequence ATGCAATTTCAGGTAACAGACGATTTTATTGAGGATCTACAGCGATTGATCGAGCAGGATGATTCTGTCAGAGTCCAGGCGATTCTAGAAGAATTACACTTTGCTGATATTGCAGAGATCATTGATGATCTCAACCTGGATCAGGCAATTTTCATCATCAAGTTACTGGACAGTGTTCGCACTTCAGAGGCTTTGATGGAACTGGACGAGGATCAGCGCGACCGAATCCTTAGCGCACTTTCGCCTCAAGAAATCGCAGACGAGCTGGAAGAAATGGATACAGATGATGCTGCTGATATCCTGAATGAACTTCCTGAAAATGTCGCTCAAGAAGTGATCTCTGCCATGATGGATGAGGAGCACGTTGAGAACATTGTAGACTTGTTGCGCTATGAAGAGAATAGCGCAGGTGGATTGATGGCTAAAGAATTAGTAAAAGTCAATGAAAACTGGACAGTTACAGGTTGTGTAAGCGAAATGCGTGCACAAGCAGAAAATGTAACCCGGGTCCACTCCATCTATGTGGTGGACAACAATCAAAAGCTAAAAGGTCGTTTGTCACTTAAGGACCTTTTAACCAGCGCAGAATCTACTCCTATCAAGGACGTCTACATACCTAAAGTGGATTATGTCACCGTAAACACCAGTGGTGAAGAAGTAGCACGCATCATGCGTAAATACGATCTAGAAGCCATACCCGTAGTGGATGAATTGGATCGACTCGTAGGCCGTGTCACCATCGACGATATTGTTGACTTTATTACCGAAGAAGCTGAAAAGGATTACCAACTCGCATCTGGTATCTCACAAGATGTAGAGGCTAATGACAGTATTTGGGAATTAACTCGAGCAAGGTTTCCATGGTTGGTTTTAGGGCTTTTTGGAGGTATTGGTGCCGCTGCGATTATGGGTCTATTTGAACCACTCATGTCGCAACATGCGATTTTATTCTTGTTTACTCCTCTTATTGCAGCGATGGCTGGAAATGTAGGAGTACAATCCAGTGCAATCATTGTACAAGGTATCGCAAACGACGATTTGAAAGGAAGTATTGGGAATCGATTGATTAAAGAGGTTTTGCTAGCCATGCTTAATGGCTTGATGCTAGGGATCTTATTATTTGCTTACACCTATTTTTCTAAAGGCGACGTGATGGTTTCACTAGCCATTTCCACAGCCTTATTTACGGTCATTATCGCTGCAGGGCTTATTGGAACCTCTGTCCCTATTATTTTGCATAAGCGCGGTATCGATCCTGCCCTTGCTACAGGTCCATTTATCACGACCAGCAACGATATTTGCGGGATTTTGATCTACTTTATGCTCGCCAAAGCCATTATCGGTATATAG
- a CDS encoding ribose-phosphate pyrophosphokinase: MPYSISEAKLFGCRQSMDLAKSIAQEYGASLGQVNFTTFSDGEFQPSFEESIRGRRIFLIGSTHPSSDNLMELLLMIDGAKRASARHITAVIPYFGWARQDRKDKPRVPIGAKMIAKVLEAAGATRIITMDLHADQIQGFFEKPVDHLFASSLFIPYLKELGLSDLTIASPDMGGSKRAYAYSKILESDVVVCYKQRQKANVISHMELIGDVTGKNVVLVDDMVDTAGTLTKAADVMMERGAKSVRAICTHAILSGKAYERIENSKLVELIVTDSIPLRQQSDKIRVLSCAQLFASVMASVQNNESISDNFIM, encoded by the coding sequence ATGCCGTATTCTATTTCTGAAGCAAAACTATTTGGTTGTAGACAAAGCATGGATCTCGCAAAATCCATTGCTCAAGAATATGGAGCGTCGCTAGGCCAAGTCAACTTCACCACCTTTAGTGACGGTGAGTTTCAACCTTCTTTTGAAGAGTCCATTCGTGGACGCCGTATTTTTCTAATAGGATCAACACATCCTAGCAGTGATAACCTAATGGAGCTGTTATTGATGATTGATGGTGCAAAGCGTGCAAGTGCTCGTCACATCACAGCAGTAATACCTTACTTCGGTTGGGCACGTCAAGATCGCAAAGACAAACCTCGTGTACCGATAGGTGCAAAGATGATTGCTAAAGTTCTTGAGGCTGCTGGAGCTACACGTATCATTACAATGGACCTGCATGCAGACCAGATTCAAGGATTCTTTGAGAAGCCAGTAGATCATCTATTTGCTTCATCCTTATTCATTCCTTACTTAAAAGAGTTAGGCTTGAGCGATTTGACCATCGCATCTCCAGATATGGGAGGTTCAAAAAGGGCTTATGCTTATTCTAAAATATTAGAAAGTGACGTGGTAGTTTGTTACAAGCAACGTCAAAAAGCAAACGTCATATCCCACATGGAGCTTATCGGCGATGTTACTGGTAAAAATGTGGTTCTCGTGGATGATATGGTAGACACTGCAGGAACATTGACTAAAGCTGCAGATGTTATGATGGAACGAGGTGCAAAAAGCGTTAGAGCTATTTGTACGCATGCGATCCTATCAGGAAAAGCTTATGAACGTATAGAAAATTCAAAACTTGTGGAATTGATCGTTACTGATTCCATTCCATTAAGACAACAAAGCGATAAAATCAGAGTCTTGTCCTGTGCTCAATTATTTGCCAGTGTGATGGCAAGTGTACAGAACAACGAGTCGATCAGCGATAATTTTATAATGTAA
- a CDS encoding DUF4286 family protein → MVIYNVTSNMSQSLEAEWLEWTREHIAQVLGTGLFMDARLTKVLVEEEDSSSTYSIQYKASSRESLDLYYEKYAPSLRKLAYDKFGETVLSFRTELEVIDEYRVHPNLN, encoded by the coding sequence ATGGTAATTTACAACGTGACCAGTAACATGTCACAATCTCTAGAAGCAGAATGGCTGGAATGGACCCGCGAGCATATTGCCCAAGTATTAGGCACAGGGCTGTTCATGGACGCACGTTTGACTAAAGTATTGGTAGAAGAAGAGGACTCTAGCAGTACCTATTCCATACAATACAAAGCGAGCAGCAGGGAATCTTTAGATTTGTATTATGAGAAATATGCGCCTTCTTTAAGGAAGCTGGCGTACGATAAATTTGGGGAAACCGTACTTTCATTTAGAACCGAGTTAGAAGTAATTGATGAATATAGAGTGCACCCTAATTTGAATTAA
- the serS gene encoding serine--tRNA ligase — translation MLQIAAIREHKEEFAQALKKRNIDAYPMLEKALSMDEKRRSIQAKLDETLAESNRLSKQIGDLYKSGQAQEANALKEKTSGLKETSKDLSEQLTNAVNGLQDILYGIPNIPQDSVPAGKLDTDNEIVSEHDNIPTLVANAQPHWELAKKYDIIDFELGNKITGAGFPVYKRKGARLQRALINYFLDKNTAAGYEEIQVPHLVNEASGYGTGQLPDKEGQMYHVGEDDLYLIPTAEVPITNLYRGDLLEMKDLPIAMTGYTPCFRREAGSYGSDVRGLNRLHQFDKVEILRIEHPDQSDAALDAMVVHVKGILEELELPYRILRLCGGDLGFTSTLTYDFEVYSTAQEKWLEVSSVSNFRTFQANRLKLRFRNGDNGTELAHTLNGSALALPRILASILENYQMENYINVPKALIPYCGFDRID, via the coding sequence ATGTTACAGATTGCAGCCATACGCGAGCACAAAGAAGAATTTGCACAAGCCCTGAAAAAGAGAAATATCGATGCTTACCCCATGCTGGAAAAAGCACTATCGATGGATGAAAAACGCCGCAGTATTCAAGCAAAACTGGACGAAACTCTTGCAGAAAGCAACAGATTATCTAAGCAAATAGGAGATTTGTACAAATCTGGACAAGCTCAAGAAGCCAATGCATTAAAGGAAAAAACTAGCGGTTTGAAAGAAACCTCTAAAGATCTTTCAGAGCAGCTGACGAATGCCGTCAATGGTCTGCAAGACATTCTATATGGTATACCTAACATCCCGCAAGACTCTGTTCCTGCTGGCAAGTTAGATACTGACAATGAAATAGTTTCTGAACATGATAACATCCCCACTCTTGTTGCAAATGCACAACCGCACTGGGAGCTGGCTAAGAAGTATGACATCATTGACTTTGAATTAGGGAATAAAATCACAGGTGCTGGTTTCCCAGTTTATAAGAGAAAAGGAGCTCGATTACAACGCGCATTGATCAATTACTTCCTTGATAAAAATACTGCCGCAGGTTATGAAGAAATACAAGTACCGCATCTAGTCAATGAAGCTAGTGGATACGGTACTGGTCAACTACCAGATAAGGAAGGACAAATGTATCATGTGGGTGAAGACGATTTATACCTCATCCCAACTGCTGAAGTTCCTATCACTAATCTATATCGCGGTGATCTTTTAGAAATGAAAGACTTACCTATTGCCATGACAGGTTACACACCTTGCTTCCGCAGGGAAGCGGGTAGTTATGGGTCTGATGTACGTGGATTGAATCGCTTGCATCAATTTGACAAAGTAGAAATACTACGCATAGAGCATCCAGATCAGAGTGATGCGGCTTTAGACGCTATGGTCGTTCATGTAAAAGGGATTTTAGAAGAGTTAGAATTACCCTATCGTATCTTGAGATTGTGCGGTGGTGATCTAGGCTTTACCTCTACACTTACGTATGACTTTGAAGTTTACAGTACAGCTCAAGAAAAATGGCTGGAAGTAAGTAGTGTTTCTAATTTTAGAACCTTTCAGGCCAATCGTTTGAAACTAAGATTTAGAAATGGAGATAATGGCACAGAATTAGCGCACACTCTCAACGGTAGTGCTTTGGCCTTGCCACGCATACTCGCTTCCATTTTAGAGAATTATCAAATGGAAAATTACATCAATGTGCCAAAAGCATTGATTCCTTATTGCGGCTTTGACCGCATCGATTAA
- the rsmA gene encoding 16S rRNA (adenine(1518)-N(6)/adenine(1519)-N(6))-dimethyltransferase RsmA — MAKKQFKKYTSTDKGVTAKKHLGQHFLKDESVAIDIAECLSYEGYNQVLEIGPGTGVLTKHVLRKGIKVTALELDSESVVYLKHSFPLEHNKIVSPESFQVVETDFLQKDLKEIYDDRPFAIIGNFPYNISTQIVFKTLEYRDQIPEFGGMFQKEVAQRICADHGSKTYGILSVLTQAYYNADYLFTVGPEVFDPPPRVHSGVLLLTRKSDYDQLSCSFEKLRQVVKLAFQQRRKTLRNSLKSMDLPDEMRDRELFSLRPEQISVQDFVDLTTEIEALG; from the coding sequence TTGGCTAAAAAACAATTTAAAAAATACACGAGTACCGATAAAGGCGTCACTGCCAAAAAGCATCTAGGACAGCATTTCCTAAAAGATGAAAGCGTTGCCATTGATATTGCAGAATGCTTGAGTTATGAAGGCTATAATCAAGTATTAGAAATAGGCCCAGGAACTGGAGTATTGACTAAGCATGTGTTGCGCAAAGGCATCAAGGTCACAGCGCTGGAACTGGATAGCGAGTCTGTGGTATATCTAAAGCATTCCTTCCCGCTGGAACATAATAAAATTGTTTCACCAGAAAGCTTTCAAGTCGTGGAAACCGATTTCTTACAAAAGGACCTGAAAGAAATTTATGACGATCGACCTTTTGCTATTATCGGGAACTTTCCATACAACATCAGTACGCAAATTGTTTTTAAAACCTTAGAATACCGCGACCAGATTCCAGAATTTGGTGGGATGTTTCAAAAAGAAGTTGCACAGCGCATTTGTGCAGATCATGGCTCTAAAACCTATGGAATCTTATCCGTATTGACTCAAGCTTACTATAATGCCGACTATTTATTTACAGTAGGTCCAGAAGTTTTTGACCCACCTCCACGAGTACATAGTGGTGTTTTACTGCTTACGCGAAAGTCAGACTACGACCAGCTTTCCTGCTCCTTTGAGAAATTGAGACAAGTGGTGAAACTAGCTTTCCAGCAACGCCGTAAAACCTTGCGTAATTCCCTAAAATCAATGGACCTTCCAGACGAGATGCGAGACAGGGAACTCTTTAGCCTAAGGCCTGAACAGATTTCGGTTCAAGATTTTGTAGACCTGACTACTGAAATTGAAGCCTTAGGATAA
- a CDS encoding 50S ribosomal protein L25/general stress protein Ctc translates to MKSITISGSKRESVGKKATKALRNAGLVPCVIYGGDEPIHFSAEEKAFKSLIYTPDAHLVEIDLGSDGKFAAIAQDMQWHPVRELLLHADFYQIFDDKMVTMEVPVRSTGTARGVLNGGVLRRNLRKLRVKALPANLPDFITMDISPMKIGDKKYVRDLRVDEYEIMHSDSLVVLMIKNSRTAIADEGDDEEEVPADEVPATEVDNEAAVKEGTDE, encoded by the coding sequence ATGAAATCAATCACGATCTCAGGATCTAAAAGAGAAAGCGTGGGCAAAAAGGCAACTAAAGCCCTACGTAATGCTGGATTGGTACCTTGTGTAATCTACGGAGGAGACGAGCCCATACACTTTTCAGCTGAAGAAAAAGCGTTCAAAAGCCTTATCTACACACCAGATGCACACCTAGTAGAAATAGATTTGGGTAGCGACGGTAAATTTGCTGCTATTGCACAGGACATGCAATGGCACCCAGTAAGAGAATTACTTTTACATGCAGATTTCTACCAGATTTTTGACGACAAAATGGTAACTATGGAAGTTCCTGTAAGAAGTACAGGTACAGCTCGTGGAGTACTTAACGGTGGTGTTTTGAGAAGAAACCTACGTAAATTAAGAGTTAAGGCTTTACCAGCAAACCTTCCTGACTTTATCACCATGGATATTTCTCCAATGAAAATTGGCGATAAGAAATATGTACGTGACTTGAGAGTTGATGAGTATGAAATCATGCACTCAGATTCTCTAGTAGTATTGATGATCAAAAACTCTCGTACTGCAATTGCAGATGAAGGTGATGATGAAGAAGAAGTACCAGCAGATGAAGTACCAGCTACTGAGGTGGACAATGAAGCTGCTGTCAAAGAAGGAACTGACGAATAA
- the pth gene encoding aminoacyl-tRNA hydrolase — MKKFLIVGLGNPGAKYSETRHNIGFKILDQLAADKGVSFETLKLGDVATTTHKGKTVILLKPNTFMNLSGKAIKYYMKQENISKEELLVITDDLNLEFGTIRMKGKGSDGGHNGLKDTQVQLNTPNYPRLRFGISDSFSKGRQVDYVLGEWDDVERKSLQERIETSAAAALAFVHGGLANAMNAYNGK; from the coding sequence ATGAAGAAATTCCTTATTGTAGGATTAGGCAATCCTGGCGCAAAATACAGCGAGACCAGACATAATATAGGTTTTAAGATACTTGACCAGTTAGCAGCAGACAAAGGAGTTTCCTTTGAAACGCTCAAACTAGGCGATGTGGCTACTACAACCCATAAAGGTAAAACAGTCATTTTGCTTAAACCCAATACGTTCATGAACCTCTCAGGCAAGGCAATTAAATATTACATGAAGCAGGAAAATATCTCTAAAGAAGAATTACTTGTGATTACAGACGACCTCAACCTAGAATTCGGCACAATTCGAATGAAAGGTAAAGGCAGTGATGGCGGCCATAATGGGCTAAAGGACACCCAGGTGCAATTAAATACGCCTAATTACCCTAGATTGAGATTTGGGATATCAGATTCCTTTTCTAAAGGCCGGCAGGTGGATTATGTATTGGGAGAATGGGATGACGTAGAGCGCAAATCGCTTCAAGAACGTATTGAGACTTCCGCAGCAGCAGCACTGGCCTTTGTGCACGGTGGACTTGCTAATGCAATGAATGCCTATAATGGTAAATAA
- a CDS encoding bifunctional riboflavin kinase/FAD synthetase, with product MKTYTHLDQYQSEKKSVVTIGTFDGVHHGHQQILKKVVNRAASANLTSVLLTFFPHPRMVLQPDHDLKLINTIHERVDLVAASGVDHMVIHPFSLEFSRTTAHDYVKNILVDQLNAAVVVIGYDHHYGRNRTANIEDLRKDALEYGFEIIEISKEEVEEVAVSSTKIRTAITDGDVVTAAQYLNRPFSIHGTIVKGKQIGRTIDYPTANLKVDEPYKLIPKPGVYITSSVLDGKTVYGMTNIGTNPTVPGADNLQKIETFYLDFDRDLYGELVELYFHERLRDEVKFKSMQELKAAMASDEAKTRAYAT from the coding sequence TTGAAGACTTACACGCATCTAGACCAATACCAGTCTGAAAAAAAATCCGTAGTTACTATCGGTACTTTTGACGGCGTGCATCACGGTCATCAACAAATTCTCAAAAAAGTAGTCAATCGAGCTGCAAGTGCAAACCTCACCTCAGTACTCTTGACTTTTTTTCCTCACCCGCGCATGGTCTTGCAACCAGATCATGACCTTAAGCTCATCAACACCATACATGAGCGTGTTGATTTAGTAGCTGCAAGCGGTGTGGATCACATGGTAATTCATCCATTTTCACTAGAGTTTTCTAGAACTACAGCACATGATTATGTCAAAAATATTTTAGTAGATCAACTTAACGCTGCGGTTGTAGTGATAGGTTATGACCATCATTACGGTAGAAACCGCACCGCTAATATTGAGGATTTGCGCAAGGATGCTTTAGAATATGGTTTCGAAATCATTGAAATTTCTAAGGAAGAAGTGGAAGAAGTAGCAGTGAGCAGTACTAAAATTAGAACAGCCATCACGGATGGCGACGTGGTTACCGCAGCACAATACCTCAACCGGCCTTTCAGCATTCATGGCACCATTGTTAAAGGAAAACAAATAGGGCGAACGATTGATTACCCTACAGCAAATCTTAAAGTTGACGAGCCTTATAAATTGATACCTAAACCAGGCGTTTATATTACAAGTAGTGTACTTGATGGTAAAACCGTTTATGGAATGACTAACATAGGGACGAACCCTACTGTTCCTGGAGCTGATAATCTTCAAAAAATTGAGACCTTTTACCTTGATTTTGATCGGGATCTTTATGGAGAATTAGTGGAGCTCTATTTTCATGAGCGACTGCGAGATGAAGTCAAATTCAAATCAATGCAAGAATTAAAAGCCGCCATGGCTTCAGACGAGGCAAAAACTAGAGCTTATGCAACATAA
- a CDS encoding tetratricopeptide repeat protein, with protein sequence MNRLLLFLFLLSSILGQAQSIQLADNYADQGEYEKAYTIYEKAYQGNKRNFNYLFRMVEFQQQLENYQKADSLLNQGEQIAAAKFLFPVERGFNASLQGKDELAAAYYNSAIAQIDSMPESGYSIAQAFERRTLLDQAITSYEKTMAVNPSYDYNFQTARLYGEQGKLELMFNKYLDLIQNNEELVPRTQAIFSQYITDDAANSGNQALRKAVLLRSRSNPSLIYNQILSWLFIQQKEFNAAFIQEKAIYNRTRENILNLQNLAVMAMQEKDDAAALNILDYIIEETQVQSIKYVAQTLELKIKSDAAVVSDFPAIKKSYEQLISDYGKDERTFSLQHNYANFLALQTGDIQQAIELLSTLEDQKLSRYQMAENKMLLADILVLQEQFNRALILYSQIQNELPNAEIAQESQFKVARTSYFQGDFPWSLTQLKVLRGAASKLIANDAMELSLTISDHSLYDTTYVALKAFAKAEFKQYQNKRTEAIALYDALLQDHKGDPIEDEALLKQAKLYELESQFQKAEQNYLKIIDNYPSSILMDDALYGIGLLYENQTQQPEEAQKIYEKIIYNHADSIYFIDARRRFRRLRGDFETTEL encoded by the coding sequence ATGAATAGACTGCTGCTTTTTCTTTTTCTGCTAAGTTCCATTTTGGGTCAAGCCCAAAGCATACAGCTCGCAGATAATTATGCAGATCAAGGAGAATACGAAAAAGCCTATACTATTTATGAAAAGGCTTATCAAGGCAATAAGCGTAACTTCAATTACCTATTCCGGATGGTGGAATTCCAGCAACAATTGGAAAACTATCAAAAAGCAGACAGCTTACTGAATCAAGGAGAACAAATCGCAGCGGCAAAATTTTTGTTTCCTGTAGAACGCGGTTTTAATGCCAGTTTACAAGGCAAGGATGAGCTTGCGGCTGCATATTACAACAGTGCCATTGCACAAATTGATTCCATGCCAGAGAGCGGTTATAGTATTGCTCAGGCTTTTGAACGTCGCACCTTGCTGGATCAAGCCATTACTAGCTATGAAAAAACCATGGCTGTCAACCCCAGTTATGATTACAACTTTCAAACAGCCCGATTGTATGGTGAGCAAGGAAAGCTAGAACTCATGTTCAACAAATACCTGGATCTGATTCAAAATAATGAGGAGTTGGTCCCAAGAACTCAAGCTATCTTTTCGCAATACATCACAGATGATGCTGCAAACTCTGGAAATCAAGCCTTAAGGAAAGCCGTTTTATTAAGATCCAGATCAAACCCCAGCTTGATTTACAATCAGATTTTGAGTTGGTTATTTATCCAGCAAAAGGAGTTTAATGCAGCTTTTATTCAAGAAAAAGCGATTTACAACCGCACCCGAGAAAATATTCTGAATCTTCAGAACCTAGCGGTGATGGCGATGCAAGAAAAGGACGATGCCGCAGCCTTAAACATACTAGATTACATCATAGAAGAAACTCAGGTGCAAAGCATCAAATACGTCGCGCAAACTTTAGAGTTGAAGATTAAATCAGATGCCGCTGTGGTTAGCGATTTTCCCGCTATAAAAAAATCATACGAGCAGTTGATCAGCGATTATGGTAAAGATGAGCGCACGTTCTCTTTACAGCACAATTATGCTAACTTTTTAGCTTTGCAGACTGGAGACATTCAACAAGCCATTGAATTGTTAAGCACTTTAGAAGACCAAAAGTTGAGCAGGTATCAAATGGCAGAAAACAAAATGCTGCTGGCTGACATTCTTGTACTTCAAGAACAATTCAATCGTGCTTTGATCTTATATAGTCAGATTCAAAATGAACTCCCAAATGCTGAAATCGCTCAGGAGTCGCAATTTAAAGTGGCTCGAACTAGTTACTTTCAAGGAGATTTCCCTTGGAGCCTTACGCAGCTTAAAGTATTGCGTGGAGCAGCAAGCAAACTGATTGCAAACGACGCCATGGAACTGAGCTTGACCATAAGTGATCACTCTTTATATGATACGACATATGTGGCTTTAAAAGCTTTCGCGAAAGCGGAATTCAAACAATATCAAAACAAACGTACAGAAGCTATTGCCTTATACGACGCCCTTTTGCAAGATCATAAAGGCGATCCCATAGAAGATGAGGCCTTGTTAAAGCAAGCCAAGTTGTACGAACTCGAATCACAATTCCAAAAAGCAGAGCAGAACTACTTGAAGATTATAGACAATTACCCATCGAGTATCTTGATGGACGATGCTTTATATGGTATCGGCTTGCTCTATGAAAACCAAACACAGCAGCCAGAAGAGGCGCAAAAGATTTATGAGAAAATCATTTACAATCATGCAGACAGCATCTACTTTATTGATGCCCGTCGCAGATTCCGCAGGTTGAGAGGTGATTTTGAAACTACAGAATTATAA